The following are encoded in a window of Rosa chinensis cultivar Old Blush chromosome 4, RchiOBHm-V2, whole genome shotgun sequence genomic DNA:
- the LOC112197494 gene encoding early light-induced protein, chloroplastic — protein MAASASMQSIFLTNSVAFGAGKKSSVRVNQLVPTLHRYPNMRVRSMAEDGLPEEKPSTVSEPSKIPPAAPTPTPFPPPPRTPKVSTKFGDVFAFSGPAPERINGRLAMVGFVSALAVEVVKGQDVFSQISNGGVSLFLGTCILLSVASVIPLFQGVSVESKSKGPLWTSDAELWNGRLAMLGLVALAFTEYVKGGTLI, from the exons ATGGCTGCTTCAGCTTCCATGCAATCAATATTCCTAACAAACTCCGTCGCTTTTGGAGCTGGAAAGAAGAGCTCAGTCAGAGTAAACCAACTTGTACCAACTCTTCACAGGTACCCTAACATGAGGGTGCGCTCCATGGCTGAG GATGGTCTACCTGAGGAGAAACCATCTACAGTTTCAGAACCATCAAAAATTCCACCAGCAGCACCTACACCTACTCCTTTCCCACCACCACCTAGGACTCCCAAGGTTAGCACTAAGTTCGGGGACGTGTTCGCCTTCAGCGGCCCAGCACCGGAAAGAATCAACGGCAGACTCGCAATGGTGGGCTTTGTTTCAGCTCTGGCAGTGGAAGTGGTGAAGGGCCAGGATGTGTTTTCTCAGATCTCCAACGGTGGAGTCTCGCTGTTTCTCGGCACTTGCATTTTGCTATCAGTTGCATCTGTGATTCCTCTATTTCAAGGAGTCAGTGTGGAGTCAAAATCAAAGGGGCCCCTTTGGACCTCAGATGCTGAATTGTGGAATGGAAGACTGGCCATGCTAGGTTTGGTAGCTTTGGCCTTCACTGAGTATGTCAAGGGTGGAACCCTTATTTAA